TGATTGAAGCGTCCGAAAAGATGGAGCTTCCGGTGCTGCGCAGCCAGGTGGCGACCACCATATTTGCGAGCCGTTTAACCGGCTTTTTGGAAAATAAACTGGCTCCGTCTACGACGATCCACGGCGTTCTGGTCGATGTGTACGGCGTCGGCATGCTGATTACCGGCAGCAGCGGCATCGGCAAAAGCGAAACCGCCCTCGAGCTCGTGAAACGAGGACATCGCCTGATTGCCGACGATGCCGTCGAAATTCGCCAAACAGCGGATCACACGCTGAACGGAAACGCGCCGGAGCTGATACGGCACCTGTTGGAAATTCGCGGCGTCGGCATTATCAACGTGATGACCTTGTTTGGTGCCGGAGCTATCCGCAATGTGAAAAAAATTTCCGTTGTCGTCAAGCTGGAAACATGGCAGCAGGATAAGCAGTATGACCGGCTCGGCCTGGACGAGGAGATGACCCGGATCATCGATACGGATTTGCCGCTCGTCACGATTCCGGTCAGACCGGGACGCAACCTGGCGGTCATCGTCGAGGTAGCGGCAATGAACTACCGTCTGAAACGGATGGGCTACAACGCGGCGCTGCAATTTACGAACAAACTTACAGAATCGTTGTCCGAAGATATCGACGATCTGGAGTAATCATGCTGACGAAGCAAGTTTTGCTATGTAAAACGATCAGGAGGTGACCTCATTGTACTTGGCTATTGATCCGATCGCGTTCGCACTCGGGCCGCTGAAGGTGCATTGGTACGGGATCATATTGGGAACGGCTGCGCTCGTCGGACTGCTGCTTGCGGTGCAGGAGGGGAAACGGTTCAACATCAACCCGGACTTTTTTATGGATTTGGTGCTGATCGGGGTCCCGTCTGCGATTGTCGGAGCGAGAATATATTATGTCGCCTTCAAATGGGAAGATTATCGCGACAATTTATCCGAAATATTCAAGGTATGGCATGGCGGAATAGCCATTTACGGCGCATTGATCGGGGCGATTATCGCAGCGGTGATCTATGTTCGGCGCAAAGGGTATCCGTTTTGGCGGATCGCCGATATTTGCGCACCCGGCCTCATTGTCGGCCAAGCTATCGGCCGCTGGGGCAACTATATGAACCAGGAAGCCCACGGCGGACCCGTTACCGAGGAATTTTTGCGGAATACGCTGCATTTGCCGAACTTCATCGTGAATCAAATGAACATCGGGGGCACGTATTACCATCCAACCTTCTTGTATGAATCGCTGTGGAACGTTGCCGGCCTGATTTTGCTCCTCATTTTGAGGCGGCAATCGTTTATGCGGGCGGGAGAGCTATTTTTCAGCTACTTCATCTGGTATTCGATCGGGCGCTTTTTTATCGAGGGACTGCGTACGGACAGTTTGGCGTTTACAGGCCCAGCTTGGCTGGAAGGGCTGATGAAGGCGCTTTGGTCGCCGATGACGATGCTGTTCGAGCCGGGCGAAATGAGCTACGGCAACGTGCGCATTTCACAGCTGCTCGGTGTGCTGATCATCATCGCTGCCATCGTGTGGATGATCGTTCGGCGCCGTACCGGACAGGCGGACGTCCGGTACTCGGACCCAATCGTGCCGGCGCATTCCGCTCCTTCGGCGGCATCCGGGCACGGTGCGGAGGATAAGACGGACCGGGGGAACGGGCCGGAAGAGACGGCTTCGCTGCCGGACGACCGCAAGCCGCTGGAGCAGGGGTAGCCGCCCGACAGCAGCAAGAAGATCAACGATGATAAAGGAGAAAGCCGATGATTCGAACGGTACTGTTTGACCTTGACGGCACGATCGTCGACACGAATGAGCTGATCATTCAATCGTTTTTGCATACATTCGAAGGCGTAACGCCGCAGCCGCTGACCCGGGAGCACATCATTCCGAATATGGGGCGCTCGCTGGTCGATCAGATGAAATTTTTCAGCGGACGCGATCAGGTGGAAGATTTGGTGGAAAAATACCGCGCTTTCAATATCGCCCGGCATGATGAGCTGGTCAAAGAATTTCCATACGTGCGCGAGGTGCTCGCCGAGCTTCATGCCGCCGGGTTGCGGCTTGGCGTGGTAACAAGCAAGGTGCGCAAAACGACGGAAATGGGGCTCAGGCTTTGCGGGCTGGACGTTTTCTTCAGCACGGTGGTGACGGTGGACGACGTGCAGCGCCCGAAGCCGGACCCGGAAGGGATTCATTTGGCGTTAAGCCGGCTCGGCATGGAGAAAGCATCGGCCGTGATGGTCGGCGACAGCCATTACGATATCGAGGCGGCGCGCAATGCGGGCATTCCGTCGGTGGCGGTGGCGTGGTCGCTCAAAGGAATCGATTACTTGAACAGCTACAAGCCGACCCATATTATTCACGATATGCGGGAGCTTCCCGCCATCGTAGGTTTAAAGTCAGGATCAGAGGGGATTTCGATTGCGAAAAACTGACCGCTATCCCGTCGAGGGACCCAATTCCTTGTGGCAGATGTACCGGACGATCAGCCCCTGGAAGGCGGTGCGCAATTTCATATGCATTCAAATCAGCCGCTACACGCCGTATCTTCCGCTCAAACGCTGGATATACCGGCGGATGCTCGGGATGAAGGTCGGCGAGCAGACGGCTTTTGCGTTGATGGTGATGGTCGACGTGTTTTTCCCGGAAAAAATCTCCGTCGGCGATAACACGATCATCGGCTACAATACGACGATTTTGACGCACGAGTATTTGATCAAGGAGTATCGGATCGGCGAGGTGCGCATCGGTTCGAACGTGATGATCGGCGCCAATACGACGGTGCTGCCCGGCGTTACGATCGGCGATTACGCCGTGATCGGAGCCGGCTCGGTCGTGCACAAGGATGTGGCGCCGCATTCCTTCGTCGCGGGCAACCCGCTGCAGGTCATTCGCGCCGGCGGTGAGTAAGGCTGTCGGCTGCTTATCGATGCCGGTTTGAAAAAAGGTTAGGGACGAGCCCTGTGGGGAACGCTCCTAACCTTTTGTTTTTACTAAGGAAATTATTGTGGATCACCGGGGGAATAGGCTGCAAAGGTTCCAATCACTTTTGGGGGGCTTGTCTTCGCAGCAGCATCGCTTGCAGTTGGTCGGAAGGTACGGCTTTGCCGACGTAATAGCCTTGAATGGAGTCGCAGCCTTGCTGCCAAAGCAGCAGCAGCTGCTCCTTCGTTTCAACCCCTTCGGCGACGACCTGCAAATCGATGCTGTGCGACATGGAGATGATCGCCTGGACAATGGCGGAGTCGCTTGGGTCCTCGGTGATATCGCCGATGAACGATTTGTCGATTTTGACGACGTGCAGCGGCAGCTTTTTGAGCAGCGCGAGAGAGGAATAGCCTGTGCCGAAGTCGTCCATGGAGAGACGTATGCCGAGATTTCTCAGCTCGCTGAGCAGGCCGACGCTGTAATCGATATTTTGAATCGCGGTGCTCTCGGTAATTTCGAGACACAGCTTATGGACAGGCAGCCCGGTTTCGGCAAGCACCAGCTTCACCCGGTCGATGAAATCCGTGTGCATAAACTGTCGCGCGGAGATGTTAACGGCTACGCTCATAGGCGGCAGTCCTTGCTGCTGCCAGCGCACCGCTTGGCGGCAAGCCTCCTGCAGCACCCATTCGCCGATCGGCACGATCAGGCCGGTTTCCTCCGCCAGCGGGATAAAATCCAGCGGCGGGACCATTCCGTGATCGCGCGACTGCCAGCGGAGCAGCGCCTCCGCTCCGTAAATTTCGCCGCTGCGCAGATCCATTTG
The window above is part of the Paenibacillus hamazuiensis genome. Proteins encoded here:
- the hprK gene encoding HPr(Ser) kinase/phosphatase; protein product: MPKKLKVADLVEEFGLEVLSGESGLKRPITVADLYRPGLEIAGYFEFHPAERVQLLGKTELTFFSRLPEEDRKDRAMKLFSHADTPCICVTRGMDVPPEMIEASEKMELPVLRSQVATTIFASRLTGFLENKLAPSTTIHGVLVDVYGVGMLITGSSGIGKSETALELVKRGHRLIADDAVEIRQTADHTLNGNAPELIRHLLEIRGVGIINVMTLFGAGAIRNVKKISVVVKLETWQQDKQYDRLGLDEEMTRIIDTDLPLVTIPVRPGRNLAVIVEVAAMNYRLKRMGYNAALQFTNKLTESLSEDIDDLE
- the lgt gene encoding prolipoprotein diacylglyceryl transferase is translated as MYLAIDPIAFALGPLKVHWYGIILGTAALVGLLLAVQEGKRFNINPDFFMDLVLIGVPSAIVGARIYYVAFKWEDYRDNLSEIFKVWHGGIAIYGALIGAIIAAVIYVRRKGYPFWRIADICAPGLIVGQAIGRWGNYMNQEAHGGPVTEEFLRNTLHLPNFIVNQMNIGGTYYHPTFLYESLWNVAGLILLLILRRQSFMRAGELFFSYFIWYSIGRFFIEGLRTDSLAFTGPAWLEGLMKALWSPMTMLFEPGEMSYGNVRISQLLGVLIIIAAIVWMIVRRRTGQADVRYSDPIVPAHSAPSAASGHGAEDKTDRGNGPEETASLPDDRKPLEQG
- the ppaX gene encoding pyrophosphatase PpaX gives rise to the protein MIRTVLFDLDGTIVDTNELIIQSFLHTFEGVTPQPLTREHIIPNMGRSLVDQMKFFSGRDQVEDLVEKYRAFNIARHDELVKEFPYVREVLAELHAAGLRLGVVTSKVRKTTEMGLRLCGLDVFFSTVVTVDDVQRPKPDPEGIHLALSRLGMEKASAVMVGDSHYDIEAARNAGIPSVAVAWSLKGIDYLNSYKPTHIIHDMRELPAIVGLKSGSEGISIAKN
- a CDS encoding acyltransferase, producing MRKTDRYPVEGPNSLWQMYRTISPWKAVRNFICIQISRYTPYLPLKRWIYRRMLGMKVGEQTAFALMVMVDVFFPEKISVGDNTIIGYNTTILTHEYLIKEYRIGEVRIGSNVMIGANTTVLPGVTIGDYAVIGAGSVVHKDVAPHSFVAGNPLQVIRAGGE